Proteins from a single region of Leptospiraceae bacterium:
- a CDS encoding nucleotidyltransferase domain-containing protein produces the protein MIDVISYIETLTNAIVENVKPEKVILFGSHAYGTPNKNSDIDILVIVKDSPLPRNERTGELYISMRKYYSNYSIDFVVYTEAEVQSGKL, from the coding sequence ATGATTGATGTAATTTCTTATATTGAAACATTAACGAATGCTATTGTAGAAAATGTTAAGCCGGAGAAAGTTATTTTATTTGGTTCTCATGCCTATGGGACTCCAAACAAAAATAGTGATATTGATATTCTTGTTATCGTAAAAGATTCACCGTTACCTCGGAACGAGAGAACGGGAGAGTTGTATATTTCTATGAGAAAATATTATTCTAATTATTCCATTGATTTTGTTGTTTATACAGAAGCCGAAGTCCAAAGTGGAAAACTGTAA
- a CDS encoding HEPN domain-containing protein, producing the protein MSDRFELAKSWFNTANEDILAAEHEMRYEDAILRSVCFHCQQAVENILKDL; encoded by the coding sequence ATGAGCGACAGGTTTGAACTTGCAAAGTCTTGGTTCAATACTGCCAATGAAGATATTCTAGCGGCAGAACACGAAATGCGCTATGAAGATGCAATCCTTAGATCCGTTTGTTTTCACTGTCAACAGGCAGTTGAAAATATATTAAAGGATTTATAA